A region of the Microcystis aeruginosa FD4 genome:
TTAGCCCAGATAGTGATGCAATTCAGACTTGAATCGGCCGGTAATTGTTAGTAAACATCTAGATTTTTTCAAGCTTGTGAAGACCGATACAATTTTTTATCAACTCTTGCAAACCTTTCCGGGGTTAATTTTTGAATTACTGGGAGAATCAACCCAGAAAGCTGAAAATTATCAATTTTCCTCGCGAGAAATCAAAGAATTAGCGCGTCGTTTTGACGGTATTTTTTTACCGACCACTGCAGCACCGGAACTAATTATTTACTTTGTTGAAGTGCAATTTCAGGATAAAAGTGATTTTTATTGGCGATTTTTAACAGAAATTGTCATCTATCTCAATCAGTATAAACCTGTTCAGGATTGGATGGCTGTAGCTTTATTTGCCTCCAGGGATATCGATAATAATTTTCCCTATCAACTGCGGGGATTTGAGATAACGGGACAGATCAAACGTATTTATTTAGATGAATTAATCGATAGTCCAGATCCGTCTCTGGGTTTAGGAATTATTCAGTTAATCGTCGCTACACCCCAATTAGCACAGCAACGAGGAAAACCACTTTTAGAAAAAGCGATCGCTGAAATTGATGATCTAGTTTTCCAGCAAAAAGTTATAGAATTAATTGAAAGAACCTTAGCCTATAAATTTACTAATCTT
Encoded here:
- a CDS encoding Rpn family recombination-promoting nuclease/putative transposase — protein: MKTDTIFYQLLQTFPGLIFELLGESTQKAENYQFSSREIKELARRFDGIFLPTTAAPELIIYFVEVQFQDKSDFYWRFLTEIVIYLNQYKPVQDWMAVALFASRDIDNNFPYQLRGFEITGQIKRIYLDELIDSPDPSLGLGIIQLIVATPQLAQQRGKPLLEKAIAEIDDLVFQQKVIELIERTLAYKFTNLSRTELEAMFGLDDLRQTRLYQEAKEEGREEAKTEAIASLLALGLSIEQIATALQLELTKVQETAAKLSPPN